AAAAAAAACAAAATAACAGATGTAAATATTACAATATAATTTTTACTTTTTCCAATCAGCACATTTTCCTTTTGATAATAAACAAAAGAATAATTAACCATTAAAATACTACAAAAAAATATAGCTACATTATAGTAAATGGCTGGTGTGATTCCTGTAGACACTTGGAAAGTAAAGAAAGTGATAACAAAAAGCCATAATAATAAATTATTCTTACTTTTCACCATTAGAAAGCAAAATAGGGAAATAATAATTGAAAATACCGCCCAAAAGCTCGAGGTAGCTAGTGTATATAATTCTGGCTTAATCGTTACATCTAAAAGAGGAAAAAAATTACCTGTATGTGTACCAATCACCTTTATCATTTGATTAGTAGTAAGATTCAAGCCATTTATAATATAGGAATGAAAAACAACAACCAAAAAAATAATTAGTAAAAGAAATGAGAAAAAAACTTTTAACATTAATGTAGACTGTTCATAAAAAAAATGAAAAAAAAGCAAAAAAAGCAAACCTAAAATAACTGTAAAGATGGATACACTTTTTAATTCAAACATAGATAATAGACCTAAACTAATCGTTGTATAAGCAATTCCAGAAACAAAAAAATCACGTATTAGTTGCGACCATTTCCTTTGAATACTTGTTTCATCATGTTGAAAAGAAATTTCAATCTGCTCACTTTCAGCTGTTTGTTTCACTTCTATCCCCCCTCTCTCACTACCCAAGTCGGTGCAAACCTTCCTCTGAATATTCTGGTGATATAATAATCTGCTCGACTAGTCTGGAATGATATTTTTTTATTTGTTCATCTAGACATTGTAAAATCGTTATTTGAGATGTATGGTCTAAATATTTCTTCCATTGCATCTCTTGTTCTGGTGTAATATAAATTAAATGAGAATAAAGCATATTCCACTCCCTTTTTAAGTATAAGGAAAGACCACTTTCTGTATGTGCTCCTTTTTCTATTTGTAATAAATCATGTACTACATAAGAAAGATCATCGATTGAAGTTATTTCTTTTATTATCCATTCCCGCATTTTATTATCATACCAGCCGATGAAGTGGGTATAACTTGACTCTATTAAGGATTTTGAAACAGAAATAAACGCTTCCATCATACTATCTAATACTTTAGGTGAAAATTTTTTTTCTTTCATTAAAGTGGAAGTCTCTAGCAATAATAAAATAGATTGATCCGTTGTTTCACTCATTTCCTTTACGATAATCTCATCAAATTTACTCGTTAATTTCCAATGAATATGCTTAATCTCATCGCCTGGTTTATATTCTTTTATACTAAAAATATCGCTACTATCTTGCCCTTTCTGTGCTAAAGTCGATACATCAACATTACTTTTTCTCATTGTATGTTCAAAAAAACTAAAATTTTCGTCAAATTGATTCGGTAAAACGAGCATTTCGAATGAGGTATTCGGTTGGATACTAGTTTTAAAAATTCCCAAATAATCATAACAAATCACATTTTGTATACGAATGTTTAGTTTTCCACAGTATTTACTATTGAGGTTCCAATGGATCTTTTCTTTATTTTTTCCATTCACTGAAAAATAAAGTTCTTGATGCTTTTCTTCTCCTGTCCATACATTTTCCACAAACAATAAACATTTCATTTTAGCAATTGGTAAAACAGTTGTATTTATTGTTTCTAAAGAACACAAAGAATTAGTGTTTTTTTCTGTAACTTTGGGCCCTCGTATAGAAAACATTACTCCTTTTTTTATTCTCCTTATACTTATTCCTAAAAAAAGAAGTAAAAAAATCGTCGCTACTAAAAAATAAAGTGAAAAATAGGAATCAGAGATAATATAAAATAAAATAACAAATAATCCTACCAACACTCCTTTAATTTTTGAACGTAACATCTCTTATCCCCCCCCTCAACCATTTTTTTCATAAGATAACTAGTTCTTTATTTTTGTGCTATCTGGTGTTTTTATCCCTTCTAAAAGTTCTTTTAAGATTTTTGAAACATGATGATTCGCTACTTTCGATTTTTGCTCTAAAATAATCCGATGACTAACCGCATCAATAAATATTTCAATCACATCTTCTGGAATAACATAATCTCTTCCATTAACAAAAGCATGAGCCTTCGCTAATCTATTAATCGATAAAGCTCCACGCGGACTAATCCCTTGTAATATTAATTCATGATTTCTTGTAGCTTCTGTTAAATGTGTAATATATTCTAAAATTTCATCAGCAACAAACACTTGATTTACTGCATTTTGCATATTGATAAGTTCTTCTTTTGTTAAAACTGGTACAACGCTATCAAGTGGTTGTTTATCCTGACGATCCCGTAATATTTCCACCTGACTTTGAAAATCTGGATAACCCATTTGTAATTTCATCATAAAACGGTCAAGCTGTGATTGTGGTAAAAACTGAGTTCCGTATGAACCGAATGGATTTTGTGTTGCAATCACGATAAATGGCTTAGGTAACTCATATGTTATCCCATCAACCGTCACTTTACTTTCTTCCATTGCTTCTAATAATGCTGCTTGTGTACGACTTGTTGTTCGATTTATTTCATCAGCTAAAAGTAAATGACACATCACAGCCCCTTCTTTATAAACAAATGTTTCTTTTTGTTTATCATACATCGTAAAACCAATCACATCCGAGGCAACAACATCTGGTGTAAATTGAATTCTCTTAAAATCAAGTCCCAGTGCTTTACTAAATGTAAGTGCTAATGTAGTTTTTCCGACCCCTGGTATATCCTCGAGTAAAATATGACCTTTGGCTAAAATGGACATCCATACTTTTTTGATAACGTCATCTTTACCAACCATAACTTTTTCTATTTCTTCTATAACTGCTTGTGATTTTTTTCTCATCTTTATTTCCTCCATTTACATGTAAAATAACTTTACTTACAGACCATACTTCATTTTAATTCGCTCTAGTTTTTCACCAAAAGGCTTAATCGTTAGCAATAAAAAAATAATGTTAGACAACGCATAAA
The genomic region above belongs to Massilibacterium senegalense and contains:
- a CDS encoding DUF58 domain-containing protein, which translates into the protein MLRSKIKGVLVGLFVILFYIISDSYFSLYFLVATIFLLLFLGISIRRIKKGVMFSIRGPKVTEKNTNSLCSLETINTTVLPIAKMKCLLFVENVWTGEEKHQELYFSVNGKNKEKIHWNLNSKYCGKLNIRIQNVICYDYLGIFKTSIQPNTSFEMLVLPNQFDENFSFFEHTMRKSNVDVSTLAQKGQDSSDIFSIKEYKPGDEIKHIHWKLTSKFDEIIVKEMSETTDQSILLLLETSTLMKEKKFSPKVLDSMMEAFISVSKSLIESSYTHFIGWYDNKMREWIIKEITSIDDLSYVVHDLLQIEKGAHTESGLSLYLKREWNMLYSHLIYITPEQEMQWKKYLDHTSQITILQCLDEQIKKYHSRLVEQIIISPEYSEEGLHRLG
- a CDS encoding AAA family ATPase, with amino-acid sequence MRKKSQAVIEEIEKVMVGKDDVIKKVWMSILAKGHILLEDIPGVGKTTLALTFSKALGLDFKRIQFTPDVVASDVIGFTMYDKQKETFVYKEGAVMCHLLLADEINRTTSRTQAALLEAMEESKVTVDGITYELPKPFIVIATQNPFGSYGTQFLPQSQLDRFMMKLQMGYPDFQSQVEILRDRQDKQPLDSVVPVLTKEELINMQNAVNQVFVADEILEYITHLTEATRNHELILQGISPRGALSINRLAKAHAFVNGRDYVIPEDVIEIFIDAVSHRIILEQKSKVANHHVSKILKELLEGIKTPDSTKIKN